A segment of the Solanum lycopersicum chromosome 9, SLM_r2.1 genome:
GATTTAAagaccacatcttaatattcagatgtgtattcagatcAAAATACCAAGATCTTAATGCAAATCTTAttattcagatgtgtattcagattCATACATTTTAATCTTAACGGAAACAAATGAAGCCtaagagagaaataagagaagCGAGCAAGCGAGAGGAGAGAGACGAATTGTATTTGTAAATCTCGTATATATGTAACTAATATATAAGTATATGTCATGATTGTTTTTGTATATCTACTTATAATTGTATATGTGTAATtagtgcatatatatatatatatatatgtgtatgtatgtatgtatgtatatatatatgtatgtatatatatatgtatgtatatatgtatatgtatatatgtatatgtatatatatatgtattgaaTACAATTGTATCAATGTTGTATCaagttcaatatttatatttatataattgattgtTATCATTTCTAATAATGTTGTATAAATAGAATACATATATATTCGTGTTTTTTTTATCACTGAAGAGAATTTGTATGATTGACacttattatttatgtttgtataattaattatttgtatctACATAACTTATTGTTAACATTTGATTTCTGTACTGATTgttataatttgtattttattgagagagaaaaagaagaagcagAAAAAGGCGAGAGAGAAGAGAGGGGGCAAGGAAAGGagagaagagaaagaaaataacaatataatccTAATTATAGCTACAAATTCTTTGaaactataataatatatcataaatacataTCACATATTTACCTTagataattttctaaaaaaaaaaaaaagaatacatGAAATACTAAAGCATTTGCATTGGGTCCAAGAACtatttacaaagaaaaaacaCACATCAATCTTGTCCAAACTCTCTTTCacttttcatgattttaaacctttcatttttacttttgaccaaatattggtaaatatttgaagtaaaagatTAGGATATTAGAAAGATCTTTGTTAAAACATGCTTTACAACTTCCCAATCTTGGGATTTGGGAACACATACTGGtaaatactccctccgtttaagTTAGTGACAttaaaaattatggaaaaataacttaaatacacaactataagtttagtattctctaattttcccttctttttttaaatattacataattccctttttttttaattttagtagaagttTATAGATACATAGCATTCTCTCTTCTATAACACACACTTCCCCAATATCATGTCTATTTTTTCTCTACTAAAACACTCAATCTTCTGaatcactttttgaattttgaattattaattttaattaaaaacttttcataacatttaatatgaaattttgaatttcaaaattcaaaatatttgaaatttctgaaaattggACCATTGTTCTctgattctttttcttcttcttactccatcatccgtctatagttcttcttcttcttaatccatcatctgttcttattttcttctttttttcttcttgtttattgcTATATTACATCAGCCGTTTCTaggtcttctttttcttcttactccatcatccgttctttttttttttattcattgttctattacatcatattaatgGATCCTATTACTAGTAGATGGATTTATGATTCGgacgatgaaaattggaaagaaaatagaaaaaaatctttgcatgatcctatgaatgtttggaaggattcaaacaaagattttGGCGAATCATCTAAATCAAAGGTTgacaaaatacaccaaaaaagagaaaagaagcagcaaccattgttgttgaaattagtaaaaattttagtaAAGGAACCCCATATGtatcataaatttttgaaaattgttatcatgtatcaggcaataagtttaatacataagtactcagtgtgttatagtgtgttagtcgatgcattgatacatgaattagatgtgtatcatatgatttcctACGTATCAacagtttttgaaaattgttatcatgtatcagtcaaaaagtttaataactgcgccatcaagtgtgcttgctgatacatatcgactcagtgtgttatagtgtttagacgatgcattgatacatgaatttgatgtgtatcatatgattttctatgtatcacgagtttttgaaaattgttatcacGTATCaatcaataagtttaataactgcatgttcataaaaatgtcttcaaactagatgatataatcttgaattttcaaaatttgaaattgttatccAATTACGTGCTGAATTAATGCTTATTAATGAGCTGTTACCGTAATTTAAGCTGATttagataacaaatttaaatgatCACCTTGTAATCTTAATAGTTTTAAGTTActgtgtatcatttaccatgtatcacaacACACTAATGTATCGCGCCACAACAATTTTAAGGAATCattagtaaatactaaatttgtttGGACATAATGTAATTATTgtattacactatgggattccttaaatttatactaaataatGCCACATGAAACCGAAGAAATAGACTAAAGCAAAAGGCAAATATATAGCTCCATGAATGATCAGTCACTGGCAATGCCAACAATTAATGTCCAATAACTAtcacttcaaattatttttctgttttctttttctttctataaTTTACACAATAATGCATGCaacttcattttttcaaaagaggGTTGTGGTTTGAATGTGAAATAGGAATGGGCAGACTGAGAAGAAATCATTCAAAAACACAAAAGTCCCATCTATTTTTGTTTATAGTTGGAAGAGGCAACACGAATCTTGAGACTAATCGTACCCCTCCTACTTTTTGTTAACATCACACTAGTAGTTccatatttaacatattatatTGATGAGTTACATGTgaaaagagaaattaagagTAATTTAGACACATACTTTTATAATGAAAACATGTTATATGGGAAAATAATGATGTAAACTTAGGCTAGTAGAAATAAAGATTTTCCCCACTACAAATTAATGATACCTTAGTGTTATACAACATGATTTTCCAGTCATTTCCAACTAAAGAAGTTCACCTCGGGATGACTTATATGGTTTGGAGAGTGATCAAATCTATACGAATGAATAAGGATCTATATCACCTCACAATGCTTTTTCAGTTGAGCTTGTGGCATAGAGTTTACCTAGTGCAGTTTACATCCTCTGTGTGGTTAATTTGCATGTAATTACTCGGTGGAAAATTTGCCCAATACACAAAATGCTCACTCGAATGGCAGAGGTTGTAGCGACTGTGATTATCCTTTAGTTCCGCCTAAAGAAATAGATTCTCAATattattagtttttcttttttcacaaaGTCAATCAAACCATCGTAGAAACAATTATCgatatttttcaaatgaaaaatagGGATTTGTTAAGTATACTATGGACAAACCTCATAAACTTGATGTGCTCATTCCTTGCATCATCTTATACCAGTCATTTTGCCTTTCTCTTATTCGATTAAAACTAGaccagaaaaaaataaaaacatccCTCTTGTCCTATTGCTTTTGTTTATCAACCTGAAAAACAAGttgtaatatttcaaattttgctGCTCATAAAGTTACGTTGTTGTGGTCCAACTTACCATATTTGACTTTGGTATGTAACATTTTATGTAGATTTTGACCTTGAGTTTTAAAAATGAATGGACACAAAACACATTAGgtgaaaagttatgactattATTCACTCTATGTTGAAAGTAGattgaatttcaaaaagttCTTCTCCTCACACCTTAAAAAGACTCGTGAGGTTTCAGTCTATAATATGCAcgaaatcaaagaaaaaaattaaaacttttaactttcgtaatcttaaattaaaaatatataaaacgtATATCAAATGTCTTTTAACTTTACCGAAACATGTTAAAAGGGAAGAAATGAAACTAAAAGGTTACTAAAAGAAAAGACAttgatttttattgtataaatttaacttAACGTGTGGCAACTTTTTGTCACAAGTATGTTTAGATTATATTCAACTAAGAGAAATGTTTTTTGTGCAATAGATGTAAGTGAATGAATTAATGCATTTGAACATTTGAAATATTCTTTTCTATGTGTTCCACACTCGTATAGTATTTCTATATAATCATGTTTGGTACGTGGAATATATGTATTGTTGTCAGAGTAGagccaatatttttttataccaaCCATCTCACTATTCCTAACCCCATGGCCCATGTTCAAAAGATGATAGTGAATTCCTTGTCCCAAAGTTCTAAATCTCGAGGCAATAGTATTATGTCTGTTGTTTTATGGGGGTTGTGTTTTTGGAGatgcatacatacatatataaaccTTCATATATAGgcttcacacacacacacatatatatatatataattgaattataatacatgaattattatGTGAAAACTATTAACGTATCGAGTCTATAAGGTAACTTAAGATTattgttaacaaaaaaaaaaagataactcTTGTTTGTCTGGTATAAGATAATAGTAAGTTGTGTGATGTATGGTGTGCTCTCGATGACCCTTGAAAATCTAGAAGATCGATTATCGACCATGtttcataaaatttgttttctacctaatattttaatatgatgtCATAATATTTTCAGATAATATAATCACACATTTTGGACGAAGCTAGAAGTtaaccccttttaccaaaccctAGTTCACATGTCCCTACACACCCATTGGTTCCTCGTGGTCCAAGTGGGGAAGACCATTTGCTTCCTTACGCAAATGTTGGACTCGTACAAGACAGGCACCCCATTTCCATCACACACTACTTATCTTTAGATACCACACGAGTGTTGTCCtttcatatttttacttttcttggtacttttttttttatcgaaGTTCTCGATTAAATTTAGATCCCACATTATAAGACATTTTTAAAGATGATACTtccaacataatttttttgaactcGAATCATCACTCTACTACATTTTATTTAGGTGGTTTCTCTCTTTTACTTTCTTACTTTTTCTTCCCTACACTTTCTTATATTTGACACTTATGGTCCATTAATTTTACTCTATCCATCATTCCTCGTatcattttttccaatttttttggtCCAAGAAAGGGAAACAAAGgtctaagagcctgtttggctcagcttaaaagctggtcaaactgacttaaaagctggtttttgacttatttagctgtttgacaatactcaaaacagcttattttaagttaaaaaaaacttattttaagccaaaagttaaaagctggggtaggggtgcttttttatttttagcttataagctgttttaagttgaccacatttttatctttttgtgcttaatatttttatacaatcttcaaattacccatataaccctaacatttctttcttccatttatcccttttcacgtttgacataacaacttcagcgtTTTTATCCAAatgcataactgcttattttaaaaataagtttcagcacttttaaaagtacttttttaaagctgcttttattaagcccatccaaacgggccctaaattTACGGTTGCATGAACAAAAAAAGGACACTCCTTCCtgacccccaccccccaccccacaCAATACAATCAATCAATCTGAGTTTAGGTCCCATTAAATAGGCttttttttgcagaaaattGGATCCAAACAAAACTAGTCCTTGTCATCTTATTTTCCTTGTACATCAAAAGacactctctctatatataataaatactcTCTACCTTCTAATTAATGTGGCATAATTTATctaattaatacaaaattttaaaaaggaacCAATTTAAgcattttgtttaaaatatttcttgacTACAAATTAGtgtatgttttgatttttaaaaagattagttcaataaaagaaataaaaaaatttcatacgaATTGTATCAAGTCAGCagaatcaaataatacaaaatagaGGGAGTATATGTTGAATTCTTCATATGtttaattctatatatatatatatatatattggtttcCTCCCATGAAAATTCTCATTACATTTTTGAGGTGTTAGAAATCTGAATTTTGCGGTATCAAATTGTATATTAAGACaaagaatattaaaattaaaaagaaaagttcaaaatattttattcttctttttttcttagcTAAATGAGGAAAATTGAATtggttttactttttattttctttactaaAAAGCACATGATTGATGGTAGCCTAAAGAAAAGCAAACGTATATAGGCATTCTAGTAGATCAAACATGGCCTATGAATAAATATGTTGTACATTATTGAATTTTGTAACCTCGTGTGACATCATTGAAACTTTGAGTAACTTTTCTATTTgtagttattgtattttttgaaaatacgaaatgaaaaatatatatatactccaAAATAACTCCACTATATATTTGCTAACATTGGAATTTAGTTATTCTACTTATAGCATCAATCAAATGTTTGTACATGATGTTTTATTTACTTCCTATGTCTTCTTCGACTCCACTAACTTGTTCCAAAATAATTGTTAATTTAGAACTTTAagattaaagttaaaataattattcattcTGTTTCAATTTCTTATATCTTATTATCGCTTTTttgtaaaagtaaaattttgatatacGGGTCATAAAAAATGAAACGAGGAGTAATAAGAGAGATAAAataaacttgtttttttttcatctgaTATTCAGTATTTGTATTAGAGTTAACTATTCTGAATTCGCTCTCCATTCGAAAGAAATAACTATCTAAAATTCAAATCTGAAACATCTGATTAAAAAAGGAACAATTTCATCTACCGTATCAGTAAAAAGGGTAAAAGAAGGTTGAGAAAGAAAGATGAGTGTAGTTTTGTCTCTCTATCATGATTTATCTCATTTTAATAAATGGCAATAGTCTTATTAGGGTGTTGTGTCTTTGACTTGGACTGACACCTTCACCTCCCTCTTTCATTTCATTGAATAtcatcaacaataataatagaatcCATCTATCCCCACACCCAACCTTCAACAACCATTCTCttcaattcttcttcttctttcttgtttCCTCTCTTTAATTGCACATTAATTacctctctcacacacacacactatatACCTTCATTTTGGTGTGCAATGGGTGGCATATTACACCATAATTTCTCTTTTGCAAAAATAGCCACTTTAACTTTCCTTTTGCTTACTCCACTTGTTTCTGCTTTTCGGATAAATCCCACTAAAACACTTGGTAAGTCAATTCACTTTTGCCTCATTCTTTTTATCGTAGTTTAAGTTAGcgtttgattatatattttgcaTCAAATAAGATGCATGTTGGCAAATACAACttttagtttttgtattttagcATTCAAAATTTATGGATAAATGGGAGCTTAATTAATACCGTGTGAAGATGTTTttgttgatgaattatgataatACTTTAATGCACGATTATGTATAATGTTTATGCTTAATCATTCTAGATAACGCTTACATCCTTTTTATTACACGCTCGCACATAGTTGGCCTTTTTAATCGACTAGTTGTAAATTCtgcatttttttccttattttcaaAACTTATTTTAGAGTACTGTCTTTAGTTACTGGTTCACTTTTAAATTAACATATTAATTGAGAAAATTATTGTATACATAGTGAATATATCATTTTACTCCTATTGATTATGAAGtgatgaattaaattttattttttcaagatattttaaattttaaaaataattaattgaggaTATAACAAGTAAATTAGACAATAGATAGgcaattaataaaaacaaatggaAGGCACTTGTTTAATTTGTACcttatttaaaaactttttttccgATTAATTTAGATTTACGTGTGGTATGTGTGTGGTTTTCGGAAACACCTATACTGTTTATGTTGAATAGTGTAATTTTTCTTAAgtgattcaaaatttattagtttgattaatttaaatttacgcAAAGTTAATTACGTGTGTGTTTTTGTGAATCATAGGTGGTAGTGAGTCAGATATAATTGAACGAGTTGTGAGTCAGAGAAAACTGAGTGGACCGGGTTCATCACCACCCACCTGCAGATCCAAATGTGGAAAATGTTCGCCGTGTAAACCGGTTCGGGTTTCGATTCAACCGGGTTTTAGTTTCACTTTAGAGTACTACCCTGAAGCGTGGAGGTGCAAGTGTGGAAATAATCTATTCATGCCTtagaaaaatatcaattaaatagtTAGTacattactttttctttttacttttgtatttaattgtttttatttttaactatgTACTAGTAGTTAATTAATCATTCTATAATTATCTGAATtagactctttttttttttttaattgtagaGTAATTtgtaaagttaaatttttgcacagtgaaaagataaaaaaaggaaaagtggaaaaaagtattttgttGTCTAGTTGTACCACTGATTCTTCCTCTTTTTCATGCGAAACACAGAACATTggaaatacaattttaatattttgagatTGGAGACAAGTGAGGGCAcggaaaataaattattttgcgattagttatttatttttgtctatttatttttttaattaatttttaaaattaaatataattatattaatttattatttaaaacaaaaaaacagatatttaaaatgatacaaaaaaatattataaagtttgatttatatatatatatatacatagtaaATCACcaaaatgatatattattaaattgataAACAATTAACTTTACATTTATTGTTTTACTCTTGATAAGGAGCCTTAATATTCAGATCAAACAAATATTATGACATGATAACACTTTCgttgaattgatattgattaATTTTCCCACTAATAAGTTTATTGAGTCTCACAATTTGCtctattttctctatttttcatttataatgtaatgctttttttttatgatatgaacttttgTCTCTAAACACTCTAgtgtcattaatttttttttaatgttaggTAGGAAAGACGAACAGGTAGAAAAAATCAAGCTAAACCCATACATTTAAGTTTTCTTATACTGAATCTCCGTTTCTATTGAAAATAACGTCGAGTCGAATTTAATTGAGATAAAAGGAGTACTATTTCTTGATATATGAATTCTAGTGAATATTAATTAGAAAATGGTAATTCTAGTACATgcctaaatatttaaaattttgtcaaaataaaatagatatttaactAAGAATATTGTTTTTTCCCTACTCAATAAAAATTTCAGAATGATGCATGAGTGTTGAAATGAATCAATGAGAGAGTATGGGCCTACATGTGTCATTTGTGGGCCATTGGGCTGGGCTCAGTTAGATAGGCCTCATTTAATGCTGAGTCAGAGTTGCAGATGGGCCGTGTGTCTCTACTGGAGAAAGCCTGCTGCAATACACtgtaaattgaaatataatacTGTCAAATCTCATTTACCCCACCCAATTACTGAAACCTCACACGTGcaccttttctttctttttatctgaCTTTTTAAGTTTGCATTGGTGTTTCGACTATTTTTGAGTGATGTAATTGTGTTAACGCTTTcaatctaattctttttatagtCAAGATTAaacatttttcaacaaaaacGATTcgaatttaatattatttgattaaaatttaataattaaaggaTACTTACTACTCCCGTACGACATGATTGGTTATAGCATATCATTTGGTGAAATATTCAGATTCACAAAATGAATGTATGGTGTAAAATGTAAATCTCCATCCAATTGTAGATATTTGATTAAACCATGAGAAACAGACAAACAAACTTTCGCcacataaatttaaatgaaattccCTGTGTACACGTGGCATTCCATCAAAATTagttttactttataatataaagtttatattgaagTCCATGTGACCAAAGAATTAGCATTATCAGCAAAAATGGCAATCGAGGTGAGTttccaataattattttttcaaaattttcatatcttCCGTTAAACTAAAACACTTAATTTATTCtaataaattattgattaattgatttGTGTTTAAGTGTAGGCATGGTTTATGGATGAAAATTCAGAAGATCAGCGGCTACCGCACCAGAAGAACCCACCGGAGTTTGTTTCAGTGGAGAAATTAGCAGTAATCGGAGTTTTATACTGGAAATTGAACCCTAATGATTACGAGAACGatgaagaattgaaaaaaattcgTCAAAGTAGAGGCTACAGCTACATGGTAATTCTGTTATGCtgttaattttctttcaatttattgattttgCTTTAATTTGCTTGATAAATGGAAAATTTGCACCTTTTAGGGTTTTTAGTAGTTTATCTTTAATCTGAATATTGGGGGTTCCGTAGAACTTAAAAACTTAGGTTgaaattctatatatatttgttcTGAAATAACTTGAACATGTTCATACAATAAAATTCAGAActcataatttcaaaattttgaatttgctCGAGACATCTGGTTAAGGGCGAAGAGACTTTACTTACTTACTTGGAGGTACATTATTTGAGATGAGTGTTGCTTTTGATTTACTTAATGGAATGGAAGAGCCACTTTGAGGTTCCCTCTGAAATGAGGAATGTAAATGGAGCCATTACGAAGGAAGGTTTGAGCTCAAATTGGTCCTGGGTTGGGAACGGGAATTGAACTCTATGAGATCGTATATCATGTGTACCTTTTTTGTTTATCTTGAATTGCAGAGAGCCTGTGAAATTATGATGTGGAGTAGTAATTAACCTAAGGTTTTTCCCAACTACACATTCCTATAATATGAACTAAAGTCTGTGGATCAATTTGCTTTTGGGTTAATATTTGATTCTTTCCAAGTTTGTGTGAACCTGTCTTCCAAATTCTAAGAAGCACAAAAATGAGTTTGTAGTGATTAGGCATAATGTGAAGCTATTGTAACAAGGTTTGTGACTACCTCGCAGCAATTTGTCGGTTTTTCTACTTTATATTTCTTGATTGGTAAGTTTTAGACATTATTTCCGAGATAAGACTGATGGTAAATATAGAATTGCCATTATCGTAGCACGT
Coding sequences within it:
- the LOC104649377 gene encoding EPIDERMAL PATTERNING FACTOR-like protein 4 is translated as MGGILHHNFSFAKIATLTFLLLTPLVSAFRINPTKTLGGSESDIIERVVSQRKLSGPGSSPPTCRSKCGKCSPCKPVRVSIQPGFSFTLEYYPEAWRCKCGNNLFMP